The Bosea sp. 685 DNA window CGCTCTCGACCACGACGGCGGTTCGCGGTGGGCTCGCATTGACGGGAAAGGCGCCCGCCAGCCCGGCGAGCAGATTGGCCGCTCCCAGGCCGAGGAAATCGCGGCCGACATTGGCCTCCGCCCCGTCGGGATCGCGGAAGGAGCGGCTGACGGTCGCCGTCTGCATCATGACGACCAGGCTGATGATCAGCGCCAGCGGCAGGAGCTGCCGGAAATCCTCCCAGCCAAGATCCGGGCTGAAGCGCGGCGGCAAACCCTCGGGCAGGACGCCCAGGACCGCGACGCCGCGCGCCTCCAACCCAAACAGCATCACTGCCATCGTCGCCAGCCCGAGCGCGATCAGCGCGCCCGGCAATCGCGCCGCGATGCGCTCGCAGACCAGCATGATCGCCAGCACGGAAAGGCCGATCGCCGTCGACAAGGGGTTGATCGCGCCTCTTTGCGCGTAGATCTCCCGGACCTGCGAGACGAGCTTGTGGCTGCCGCCGGGAAGGCCGAACAGGCCAGGCAGTTGCGACACCAGAATATGGACAGACACGCCGGCCAAAAAGCCCGTGATGACGGGCGTCGACAGCAGATCCGCGATCCAGCCGAGCCTCAGCACGCCGCTGAGCAGAAGCAGCACGCCGACCAGGACAGCCAGCGTCGGCGCGGTGACGCTCAGATTGCCGCCGCTGGCGGCGAGCACGGCGAGCCCCCCGGCGAAAATCGGCGTGATCGTCGAATCGGCCCCAACGGTGAGGACGCGGCTGGCGCCGAAGAGGGCGAAGCCCAGCGTCGCCGCCACAAAAGCGAAGAAGCCGATCTGCGGCTCGAAGCCGCCGAGACGCGCGGTCGCCATCTGCTCGGGAATGGTGATCGCCGCCAGCGTCAGCCCGGCGACGATATCGCGGCCGAGCCCAGAGGAGCCCTGCGCGAAAAAGTGGGGACCGTTTTTTCGCATGGGCAATACACCGTGATCAGGCGGCGAGGATCGTCCCGATCAGGCGGGATGGCAATCCGCCGCGTCGCTCAGAGGCCGGCCGCCCTCACCCGCCCGACCTCGATGCCGTTCCAGTTCTTCAGCACGCCTTCGCGCAGCGGCGCGAAGGCTATCGCCTGCGCCTCGTTCAAGGGCAGGAAGCGCGCGATCAGTGCCGCCATGACGACCTCGGCCGCACGTCCCGCACCATCGTCGCATTTCAGCGCGATGCCGTAGCCAAGCTCCGGCAGCGCGCCGCAATAGACGCCTTCCGCCCCCGTCTTGATGAAGGCGCGCTCGCGCAACTGCTCCATCGCGCGGGTATCGAAACGTCCGGTTCCCGCCACCATAAAGGGATGGGCCGCCACCGCCTTGCGGATACGGGCCGCCGCCTTGGCGCGCTCCGGGCCAAGGCCATGCCCGGTTCCGAGACGGGCGAAGCCGAGTGCCAGCGCCTTCAATGGCACGGCGTAGGAGGGGATCGAGCAGCCATCCGTGCCCATCCGATCACTGCTATGCGCCGCGCCGGTGACGCCCTCCAGCGCCCCGCGCACAGCCTGCTGCACGGCATGGCCCGCCCCGACATAGCCGGCAGGATCCTCGTCCAGGCCGCAGGCCAGGCAAACGAAGCCGGCATGCTTGCCCGAGCAGTTGTTGTTCAGCGCGCTCGGCTCGGCCCCGGCCTTGGCGATGGCGCGGGCGGCAGCCTCGTTCATCGGCCAATGCGCGCCGCATTCCAGGCAGCCGGCATCACGCCCGGCCTTCCCAAGCATGGCGAGCGAGGTCTCGGCATGGAGCGGCTCGCCGGAATGGGAGGCGACGGCGAGCGCGATCTCCGGCTCGCTCAGGCCGTAGCGATCGGCCGCGCCGCTCTCGAACAGGGGCAGCGCCTGGATCGCTTTGACGGCCGAGCGCGGGAACACCGGCCGCTCGACATCGCCGGCCGAGAAGACCACGCCGCCATCGGCATCGACCACGATCAGCGCGCCGCGATGGCGCGACTCGATGGTGTTTCCGCGGGTGACCTCGGCGAGAACGGGATTTTCCATGGCAGGCTCCGATATCCGACAGGCCACTATGCGACAAGGTCATGCCGACCAGGTCATGCGGCCGGCGCGTGGCCTTGTGGCGTTTGGCGCTCGACCTGTCAAAAGCGATGGCGCAGATTGGCACGGCCTGCGATGAAAGCGGCGCTCGCCCGCGCCGATCCGGGCTGCAATCAGGAACCGGGAAGCCTTCGAGCCGCTGATGTCAGAGACCGCAACCTCGCCGGACTATGAGACCGAATACAACAACCGCGCCCGCGTGCCCGAGCATCCCGGCATCATCGCCGGCTGGGCCAGCGACGCGGCGGCCTATCGCGAGGGCGCCGTCTGCGAACTCGGCGTGTCCTATGGCGAAAGCGCGCGCCAGTATTACGATCTGTTCAAGCCCCAGGCCGTCCGCGGCAACGCCATCGTGATGTTCATCCATGGCGGCTACTGGCAGGCGCTCGATCCGAGCTTCTTCTCGCATATGGCGCGTGGGCTGAACCAGCTCGGCGTGCCCGTCGCCGTCACGGGCTACGATCTCTGCCCGCAGGTCGAGCTTGGCCACATCGTCTGGGAGATGCAGCAGGCGGCCGCCGCGCTGTGGCGGCGTTTCAACCTGCCGGTCGTCGCGGCCGGCCATTCCGCCGGCGGGCATCTCTCAGCCTGCCTGCTCGCGACCGATTGGAAGAATGTCGGCTCCGACCTGCCGGAAAAGCTCGTGCCGGCGGCTTATGGCATCTCCGGCCTCTACAATCTGAAACCGCTGACCGAGACCAGCATCAACGGCGCCCTGAACCTCACCATGGAAGCCGCCGAGCGCGAAAGCCCGCTCTTCTGGCCGGCGCCGTCGCGACTCCTGATGGATGCCGTCGTCGGCGGGGCTGAGAGCGAGGAATATCTCAAGCAGAGCCGCCGCATCGTCGATGTCTGGGGCATCGAGGGCGTGCAGACCCGCTACGGGGAAATCACCGGGGCCAACCATTTCACGGTGCTCGCCGACCTCACTGACCCGACAAGCGCCATGAGCCGCAGGATCGCCGAACTCGCCGGCGCTTGATTTCGGAGCGCACGCGGTTCTATCCAGAGAAGACGTTCTATCCAGAGAATCTGTCACCTTTCGGAGCGCGCGATGCAGACCTTCTTCGTCGAGATCAAATGCAAGCTCGGCAAGACCTATGCGGTCGCCAGTGAACTCGCCGACCGCGAGATCGCCTCGGAGATCTACTCGACCGCCGGCAATTACGACATCCTGGCGAAGTTCCATGTCGCGGCCGATGTCGATATCGGCCATTTCATCGCCCAGAAGGTGCAGTCGATCCCCGAAATCTCCGACACGCACACGATCATTACGTTCAAGGCGTTCTGAGGCGGCGTATCAGGCGGCCTCCTCGCCGAGTTCAGCGGTGATTTTCGTCCAAGGCACGCTGATCAACCCCTTCTCGTCGCGTTCGATGAGACCCGCTTCGATAAGCTTCGTTGCGTCGGTGTGAACCGCCTTGTAGTCGCGGCCTAACGCACCGGCGAGCGCCCGGATCGACCAGGGACCATGCCCCCGCAGCACTGAGAGCAATTGCCAGCGATTGGCGTTCAGCAATTCGAACAAGAGCTGCGGCGTTACAAAACTAAGCCCGAACTCCTGCACGCCATAGTCGCCGGAATCGATGCGTTTTGCCGCGCGCCTCGCACGCACGAAGAAATCGTCAGTGCTCTCGACGCGGATCTTGAATTCACTCATGGCGCTTCCTTTCCGCCGCGACATCCGCCTGGAAGTCGATCAGCAAAGCCTCGAGCGTCGTGAAGACATAGGCTTCCTCGACACCACGATAATGGCGATGGTCGCCTTTGCCCCATTCATTATCGTAGCCGATGATGCGCTCTCCCGGCCGGCCGTAGAATAGCGAGTACTTCAGCCGGTGCGGACGTTCGGAATTGGCCTGCGGCAACAGCCAAACCCTGATCTGCTCGATGCAACCATCTGGCAATACGATCTTATCATCGATCAAAAGCGTCGCCGACATATGTCCATAATGACATATGTCACTTTGCCTGAAAAGACCGTGTTCGGGTTCATGTCAGCGCTGGCATTTTCGTGCGAGCACGGCGTCAAATCGCCGAAAGCTGCCACGCGTATTGGTAGCTGCCATATTCGGTGCTGGTCACGCCGTTACGTTCGGTGCCGGGGAATTTTTCCGGCGGCGTCACCACCGTGACCCGGAAGACGCCGGTCTTGCCGGGCTTCAGCAGCCCCATATGCACGGCTGCCGCTCCAAGCGCCGAATCGCCGCTATAGATGTCCGTGCCCCAGAGCTGGCCCTCGACCACGCCCGTAATGCGGAAATAATAGACCGCGCCGACCTCTTCGCAGAGGCCGTGCATGTTCGGCGGCGCCTCGGAGGCGACGGAGTTCTGGTCGAGCAGCTTCTTGAGCTGCCGGCGCGACAGCTTTCCGCGCCGGTCGAAATAGGCGATCAGATCCTGGACGACTTTCATGGCGTATCTCCTGTCATGGCATGTCTCCCGGCTGCAGGGTGATGACCCGCCCATAGGGCGGCTGGAAGGTCGAGGAGGGTTTCGGCAGCACCCAGAGCACCGCATAGGGAACGGGCTCGGTCGGGTAGGAGATGTCGCCATCGGTGATGACGACTGCGGCGGACACGCGCCCATCCTCAGCCAAAGCGGCGAGCGCCGGCGTCAGGTCGCTGCCGCCATAGCCGCTGATCTCGTAAGTCGCGAGCCCGCCTGGCGAGAGGATCTCGTCGGAGGTCACGACCGTGTCGCACTGGACGACGCGGATCTCGTCGACGCCGGCCATATCGCAGAAATCGGCGATGGCGCCGAGCACGAGCGGGATCTCGTCCCCCATCGAAGCGCTGGTGTCGAGGATGACGTTGAGCATCCAGGAATAGCGCTTGCGGCCCGGCATCACGACATCGGTGCTGTCGTTGCCGCGCCGCGAGGCGCGGGTAAAAGTCCGCTCGCCCGGCGCCGCGCCTTCGAGCCAGGTCTGGAGCGCGACATGCCAGGGCGTGCGGTAGAGGCCGCGCTGCGCCTGGACATGCTGCTGCGTGCCGCCCGGCCCGTCGCCGCGCCCGCGCATCGCGCCCATCGCCTTGGCCAGCACCATGCCGCGCCCTGCGAGATCGCGGATCCCCCGGCTGCGCTCGGCCTGGTCGGTCGTATCCTCGGGGAAGAGCTCGCGCTCGCGCCTGGCGTCGAGCGCATCGCCCATCGTGCCGTCGGGCGCCTGCCGCGCCGCCCCGAGCACCTGCTCGACGGTCGCGACCTTTCCCTCCCAGACCTGCGTGCGGGAGGACATGAAATGGCTGCTGCGGCGCATGTCGAGGACGATCTCCTCGGCCGATTTCTCGCGCGCGCCGGGCATGTCGAGCCCGCCGGCCGGGATCGTCGTCGTGCCCAACGCATGCCGCAGCATGTCGTTGATGATGTAGTCATGGGCGTAGTTGAATTCGAGCGCGGCGCTGCCGCGCGCCCGGTCATGGGTGCGCAGCGCCAGATGCAGGAGTTCATGGGCGAGCACGAAGACGAGATCGTCCGCCGACAGCCGCGCGGTGAAAGACGGGTTCACCAGCATCCGGCCGGAGGCGAAGACGCCCATCGTCGGCACGCGCGCATCGATCTCGACGCGCACCGCCGCCGCGAGGCCCGAGAGATGCGGGAACGGGGCTGTGACCAGCCGCAAGCCCTTCGCGATCCGCGCGCGGGTGGCGCGTTCGTCGCGGGTGGCGCGTTCGTCGAGAGACCTCTCCGGAGTGTCGTTCACGTCGCCGCGACCTTGCGCAGGAGGTCGTACATGGCGCGGTCGGCCCCGAGCGCGCCCCATGTCTCGACCATGTCGTTGAGCACGAGGAGTTGATGCTCGCTGGAGAGAGCGCGCAGGAAGCGGTTGATGAACTGCGGCCTGATGCCATCTGCCCGGCCGTCGCGGACGAACTGGCGGATGCAGTCGAGGATAAACCAGCGCGCGGAATCGCCCTTGGGCAGGAGCTCCGGCTTGCGCAGATACTCCTCCAGCGGCCGCACGGCGCCGATCGAATCCTCAGCCAGCGCGCAAAACACCACCGCATCCTCCGGCGAGAGCCGCCCGAAGGCGAGCGCCCTGCGCGTCTCGTTGCTGAGCAGCCCGGCCTTCTCAGCCATGTCGAGCGCACGCGACAGCAGCGCCCAGGCGCGCGGCGTCGAGAACGGCATCGGCTCGGCCGGCACTGGGCGCATCAGCGCATCGGGGATCGTCGCGATGAAGCTGCGGATCTCGGCTCGGACGCCGGCGCGCTGTGCCCAGGCGAGCCATTCCGCGACATCGACCCGCAATTGCAGGATGGTGACGCGGTTGACCAGGGCCGAGCTCATCGCCCGCACCAGGGCGCGGTCCTGCAGGCGGTTGCCCGCCGCGACCACCCAGGTGCCCTTCGGCAGGGCATGCTCGCCGAGCCGGCGCTCGAGCAGGAGCGAATAGAACGCCTTCTGGACGTCGGGCGAGCAGGCCGGCAATTCATCGAGGAACAGGCAGAACGGTTCGGGCTTCTCCGGCAGCAGGACGCGCGGCGGGCAGAAGACCGAGCGCTCGCCGACGATGCGCGGAATACCGCTCACATCCTCGGGAGCGATCTGCGTGCCGAGCAGCGAGCGGCAGGGCAGCCCGGCCTCGCGCGCCGCCTCATAGACCAGCTCGGATTTGCCCAATCCCGGGGCCGAGAGCAGCAGAAAGCTCTGCTCATGCGCCATGCACTGGATCAGTTGCTTGGCCTGACGCAGCGTGACGACTTCGTCGAACGCTGATCGCATTGCGTCCATCATCCCCTCCCAGGAATAGCCACCAATAATAGCCGGCCAATGACCGAGCGGCGGGCATGTGGGAACGATAGGTCAGCGCTGCCATGGCGCTTCGGGATGATTATTTTTTCGCAATGCCGATCTTGTTAATCAGCCATTCATGCTGGGCTGGCGGCGGGCTTCTACGCTGCATTCGGCAGGTGAACTCGCAGCTGGGCTCGAAACCGGGCCCGAAGAATTTGCCTCGGCGCAAGCCCTTCATCTCCTGCCCGCGCTTGACGCCGCCGCTTTTCCGCGCGACCCCCTTTGCTCGGGTTGACGGCGATATGAAGGAAGCGTGGGGATGGCCAAGAGTACCTTGTCGGCGGATATGCGCTCGGGCGCGCTCGTCTACCATCGCAGCCCACGCCCCGGTAAGATCGAAATCCAGGCGACCAAGCCGCTCGG harbors:
- a CDS encoding SulP family inorganic anion transporter; translated protein: MRKNGPHFFAQGSSGLGRDIVAGLTLAAITIPEQMATARLGGFEPQIGFFAFVAATLGFALFGASRVLTVGADSTITPIFAGGLAVLAASGGNLSVTAPTLAVLVGVLLLLSGVLRLGWIADLLSTPVITGFLAGVSVHILVSQLPGLFGLPGGSHKLVSQVREIYAQRGAINPLSTAIGLSVLAIMLVCERIAARLPGALIALGLATMAVMLFGLEARGVAVLGVLPEGLPPRFSPDLGWEDFRQLLPLALIISLVVMMQTATVSRSFRDPDGAEANVGRDFLGLGAANLLAGLAGAFPVNASPPRTAVVVESGGGSQLGALTAAALVLALALAGGALLAHVPEAALAGVLLFVAQRIFRLGTILTIARQAPAEFALILFTALAIILLPIETGVAIGVGLSLLHGVWMTTRSRPIAFSKIAGTTIWWPPGEGGETEPVPDVLVVAFQAPLLFANAQSFQHGMLDLLERQRPALLVLEAGSIAAIDYTAAQSLLAVADVCRDRGIAFAIARVESVRARQALQQFGVVAAIGQDHLFHSVDEAVGALRPGARGGVAGA
- a CDS encoding LCCL domain-containing protein, translated to MKVVQDLIAYFDRRGKLSRRQLKKLLDQNSVASEAPPNMHGLCEEVGAVYYFRITGVVEGQLWGTDIYSGDSALGAAAVHMGLLKPGKTGVFRVTVVTPPEKFPGTERNGVTSTEYGSYQYAWQLSAI
- a CDS encoding DUF6516 family protein, which translates into the protein MPQANSERPHRLKYSLFYGRPGERIIGYDNEWGKGDHRHYRGVEEAYVFTTLEALLIDFQADVAAERKRHE
- a CDS encoding alpha/beta hydrolase is translated as MSETATSPDYETEYNNRARVPEHPGIIAGWASDAAAYREGAVCELGVSYGESARQYYDLFKPQAVRGNAIVMFIHGGYWQALDPSFFSHMARGLNQLGVPVAVTGYDLCPQVELGHIVWEMQQAAAALWRRFNLPVVAAGHSAGGHLSACLLATDWKNVGSDLPEKLVPAAYGISGLYNLKPLTETSINGALNLTMEAAERESPLFWPAPSRLLMDAVVGGAESEEYLKQSRRIVDVWGIEGVQTRYGEITGANHFTVLADLTDPTSAMSRRIAELAGA
- a CDS encoding DUF2201 family putative metallopeptidase is translated as MNDTPERSLDERATRDERATRARIAKGLRLVTAPFPHLSGLAAAVRVEIDARVPTMGVFASGRMLVNPSFTARLSADDLVFVLAHELLHLALRTHDRARGSAALEFNYAHDYIINDMLRHALGTTTIPAGGLDMPGAREKSAEEIVLDMRRSSHFMSSRTQVWEGKVATVEQVLGAARQAPDGTMGDALDARRERELFPEDTTDQAERSRGIRDLAGRGMVLAKAMGAMRGRGDGPGGTQQHVQAQRGLYRTPWHVALQTWLEGAAPGERTFTRASRRGNDSTDVVMPGRKRYSWMLNVILDTSASMGDEIPLVLGAIADFCDMAGVDEIRVVQCDTVVTSDEILSPGGLATYEISGYGGSDLTPALAALAEDGRVSAAVVITDGDISYPTEPVPYAVLWVLPKPSSTFQPPYGRVITLQPGDMP
- a CDS encoding Lrp/AsnC ligand binding domain-containing protein, whose product is MQTFFVEIKCKLGKTYAVASELADREIASEIYSTAGNYDILAKFHVAADVDIGHFIAQKVQSIPEISDTHTIITFKAF
- a CDS encoding AAA family ATPase → MRSAFDEVVTLRQAKQLIQCMAHEQSFLLLSAPGLGKSELVYEAAREAGLPCRSLLGTQIAPEDVSGIPRIVGERSVFCPPRVLLPEKPEPFCLFLDELPACSPDVQKAFYSLLLERRLGEHALPKGTWVVAAGNRLQDRALVRAMSSALVNRVTILQLRVDVAEWLAWAQRAGVRAEIRSFIATIPDALMRPVPAEPMPFSTPRAWALLSRALDMAEKAGLLSNETRRALAFGRLSPEDAVVFCALAEDSIGAVRPLEEYLRKPELLPKGDSARWFILDCIRQFVRDGRADGIRPQFINRFLRALSSEHQLLVLNDMVETWGALGADRAMYDLLRKVAAT
- a CDS encoding asparaginase, producing the protein MENPVLAEVTRGNTIESRHRGALIVVDADGGVVFSAGDVERPVFPRSAVKAIQALPLFESGAADRYGLSEPEIALAVASHSGEPLHAETSLAMLGKAGRDAGCLECGAHWPMNEAAARAIAKAGAEPSALNNNCSGKHAGFVCLACGLDEDPAGYVGAGHAVQQAVRGALEGVTGAAHSSDRMGTDGCSIPSYAVPLKALALGFARLGTGHGLGPERAKAAARIRKAVAAHPFMVAGTGRFDTRAMEQLRERAFIKTGAEGVYCGALPELGYGIALKCDDGAGRAAEVVMAALIARFLPLNEAQAIAFAPLREGVLKNWNGIEVGRVRAAGL